A portion of the Bacillus thuringiensis genome contains these proteins:
- a CDS encoding PadR family transcriptional regulator: MNVKAKKYIPLTEATYYILLSLVKPMHGYGIMQMVEEMTNGEVKLGPGTLYGNTTKLLKEKLIVEVASTDRKKCYELTTFGREVLELEYNRLQRSVRNGNSILGE, encoded by the coding sequence ATGAATGTGAAAGCGAAAAAATATATTCCGTTAACAGAGGCGACATATTACATACTGTTATCACTAGTGAAACCAATGCATGGTTACGGAATTATGCAAATGGTAGAAGAGATGACAAATGGGGAAGTAAAGCTCGGTCCAGGTACTTTATACGGGAATACGACAAAGTTACTAAAAGAGAAGTTAATAGTTGAAGTAGCCTCTACAGATAGAAAGAAGTGCTATGAGTTAACAACGTTTGGGAGAGAAGTGTTAGAGCTCGAGTATAACAGGTTACAGAGATCTGTAAGGAATGGGAATAGTATATTAGGGGAGTGA
- a CDS encoding DUF2812 domain-containing protein — translation MHQKGWALQKYNVMYTFKKTEPKDVIYKADFRLDYKDSKEKQLEYIDIYEMCGWKHVTSFAKWNYFCKEVDEENELPDIYSDKETKIQKLVELIQFVAIMFVTLIPVLYLCFLGVSESGLYRGMVGFLVCIYSYAFINLFRKLKKMKKEIF, via the coding sequence ATGCATCAAAAAGGATGGGCTTTACAAAAGTATAATGTAATGTATACGTTTAAGAAAACTGAACCGAAAGATGTAATATATAAAGCGGATTTTAGACTGGATTATAAAGATTCGAAAGAAAAACAACTAGAATATATTGATATATATGAAATGTGTGGCTGGAAACATGTAACGAGTTTTGCGAAATGGAATTATTTCTGTAAAGAAGTAGACGAGGAAAATGAGTTACCTGATATTTATTCAGACAAAGAAACGAAGATACAAAAACTTGTTGAATTGATACAGTTCGTTGCAATTATGTTTGTAACGTTAATTCCAGTGCTTTACTTATGTTTTCTTGGAGTATCAGAATCAGGATTATATAGAGGTATGGTAGGGTTTTTAGTTTGTATATATTCATATGCGTTTATTAATTTATTTAGAAAGCTTAAAAAAATGAAAAAGGAAATATTTTAA
- a CDS encoding AAA family ATPase — MIHKLKENIGSVFVGKENVIDLLLVSLLADGHVLLEDVPGTGKTLLAKTISKSIGGSFSRVQFTPDVLPSDVTGIEYFNPKTSEFELRIGPVMTNILLADEINRAMPRTQSSLLEAMEERQVTLEKQSTPLPKPFFVIATQNPIESQGTFPLPDAQLDRFLMTISIGYPTPEDELQMMRRFRNDLPLESVTSVISLEDILEAQKRVKEIFVSEPLEHYIIKLAHATRNHDYIANGVSPRATLSLVRAVQAYAFLRGREYCTPEDIQFLIPSIWNHRIVLSMEGALRTTKNDIMQSILKEIDVPVEIEQA, encoded by the coding sequence ATGATACATAAATTGAAAGAAAACATAGGATCAGTTTTTGTCGGTAAAGAAAATGTTATTGATCTATTACTCGTTTCATTGCTTGCTGATGGACATGTACTACTCGAAGACGTGCCTGGTACTGGGAAAACGTTACTGGCGAAAACCATTTCAAAAAGTATTGGCGGTAGTTTTTCTCGTGTTCAATTTACCCCTGATGTACTTCCAAGTGATGTAACAGGTATTGAATACTTTAACCCAAAAACAAGTGAATTTGAGTTAAGAATTGGACCCGTTATGACAAACATTTTGCTAGCAGATGAAATTAACCGTGCAATGCCGAGAACACAGTCTAGTTTGTTAGAAGCGATGGAAGAGCGACAAGTGACGCTTGAAAAACAGTCTACTCCTCTCCCGAAACCGTTCTTTGTTATTGCAACGCAAAACCCAATTGAATCACAAGGGACTTTCCCTCTTCCAGATGCACAGCTTGATCGCTTTTTAATGACGATTTCAATCGGTTATCCAACTCCTGAAGATGAGTTACAAATGATGCGACGTTTTCGTAACGATTTACCATTAGAAAGTGTCACATCTGTCATCTCATTAGAAGATATTTTAGAAGCTCAAAAACGAGTAAAAGAAATATTTGTTTCGGAACCGTTAGAACATTACATTATTAAACTTGCTCATGCTACAAGAAATCATGATTATATCGCTAACGGTGTAAGCCCACGTGCCACACTTTCTTTAGTGCGCGCAGTTCAAGCATACGCCTTCTTACGCGGGAGAGAATATTGCACCCCTGAAGATATACAATTTTTAATTCCTTCTATTTGGAATCACCGTATTGTCTTATCAATGGAAGGTGCCCTGCGCACGACAAAAAATGATATAATGCAAAGTATTTTAAAAGAAATTGACGTACCTGTGGAGATTGAGCAAGCATGA